One genomic window of Monodelphis domestica isolate mMonDom1 chromosome 1, mMonDom1.pri, whole genome shotgun sequence includes the following:
- the LOC100028477 gene encoding olfactory receptor 13A1-like: MASNNQTSVTEFILKSFSENPQFQIFLFSLFLGLFIVAFTGNSLIIVVISLNPGLHTPMYFFLRNLALMDILSTCTVVPKLLQNLMTENTISYGGCIAQIYFLSWCLGAELLLFTAMAYDRYAAICQPLHYNTMMNKTVCCLLASAVWSVSGTNTTINTLMTVRLSFCGPNAIDHFFCEIPPLLPLSCSPTYINNIMTFVADMFFAIINLLFILLSYGFIISSILKIQTTEGKKKAFSTCSSHLIVVTMYYCTIIYIYILPAFGQSLKEGKIASVFYAIVSPAVNPLIYSLRNKDVKVAFKKLCPFFRK; this comes from the coding sequence ATGGCATCAAATAATCAGACATCAGTGACTGAGTTCATCTTAAAAAGTTTCTCTGAAAATCCTCAGTTTCAGATCTTTCTCTTCAGCCTCTTCTTGGGACTTTTCATAGTGGCTTTCACAGGTAACTCACTCATTATTGTTGTGATCAGTCTAAATCCAGGCCTCCATACTCCCATGTACTTTTTCCTTAGAAATCTAGCCTTGATGGACATTCTCTCCACCTGCACTGTGGTGCCCAAGTTGCTACAAAACCTAATGACTGAGAATACCATTTCCTATGGTGGCTGCATAGCCCAAATATATTTCCTAAGTTGGTGCTTAGGGGCTGAGCTCTTGCTTTTCACAGCTATGGCCTATGACCGGTATGCAGCCATCTGCCAACCCCTCCACTACAACACTATGATGAACAAGACAGTTTGTTGTCTCTTAGCATCTGCGGTATGGAGTGTCAGTGGGACCAATACAACCATCAACACTCTCATGACTGTACGCTTGTCCTTCTGTGGACCCAATGCAATTGATCATTTCTTTTGTGAGATTCCTCCATTATTGCCTCTCTCCTGCTCCCCAACTTACATCAATAATATAATGACATTTGTGGCAGATATGTTCTTTGCTATTATCAATTTATTGTTCATCCTATTATCCTATGGCTTCATTATTTCCAGCATCCTGAAAATCCAGACAacggaagggaagaagaaagcatTTTCCACTTGTTCTTCCCATCTCATTGTGGTCACTATGTATTATTGCACTATAATTTACATCTACATTCTTCCTGCTTTTGGTCAGTCTCTGAAAGAAGGCAAAATAGCTTCAGTGTTTTATGCCATAGTGAGCCCAGCTGTAAATCCTCTGATCTACTCCCTGAGAAATAAGGATGTGAAAGTAGCTTTCAAGAAATTATGTCCTTTCTTTAGAAAATAA